The Solanum lycopersicum chromosome 9, SLM_r2.1 genome window below encodes:
- the LOC101258595 gene encoding translocase of chloroplast 159, chloroplastic: MDSEEATFSPPAVSSSPGSSPINNSSSNHTETENVSKINVEINDSDINSNSNSEGKSASDVTIVGGQQELPIPADPDEGTLEKTIGEEKLDDSVVGSAEIEKPVSEVSMSEGVENVEALGGDVGGSVPVIGNSLPDSTDSDATKSLGTGIEGSEGNTEEFDSVDKLNSIEQVKDNGGEVAVGAGLKEGEDRSTQEEVKETVEDEKMEPKEGGDRSIEEEVKETVEDEKIELQGGEDRSIQEEVKEIVEDEKNEALTSVASSNLKEAEEPTSVIKESAIASSNLKESEEPTSVFEEVAIASSNLKEAEEPTSVIEERAIHSDDAEKLNKVVVEQPSESLLAETGSKKFTSEGDAVVDAIEVNVSGPGVAVVGDVDESKEVEEHIEGTNDENVTSVNDVGETRQLIEEVAKMTVDEVDAQNPKPVVDDTVATAESKPVDNIVGAGKLDSGVVQTGDVVAVTEEIKEADPETVNKSLDTKDVEVEPEQAVSGTIYANGDHSGESVERDVVEVEVSGQTSAISRSITGSEQEGEAKDHIDEEANLEGSVSDGETDGMIFGSSEAAKQFMEELERESGGGSYAGAEVSQDIDGQIVTDSDEEADTDEEGDVKELFDSAALAALLKAATGGDSDGGNITVTSQDGSRLFSVERPAGLGSSLRSLRPAPRPSQPNLFTHSNLQNSGESENNLSEEEKKKLDKLQQIRVKFLRLIHRLGLSSDEPIAAQVLYRMTLIARRQNSPLFSVEAAKMKAFQLEAEGKDDLDFSVNILVIGKSGVGKSATINSIFGEEKTSIDAFGPATTSVKEISGVVDGVKIRVFDTPGLKSSAMEQGFNRNVLSSVKKLTKKNPPDIYLYVDRLDAQTRDLNDLPMLKTITSCLGPSIWRSAIVTLTHGASAPPDGPSGSPLSYEVFVTQRSHVVQQSIGQAVGDLRMMSPSLMNPVSLVENHPSCRRNRDGHKILPNGQSWRPQLLLLSYSMKILSEASALSKPEDPFDHRKLFGFRTRSPPLPYMLSSMLQSRAHPKLSAEQGGDNGDSDIDLDDLSDSDQEEEDEYDQLPPFKPLRKAQLAKLSKEQRKAYFEEYDYRVKLLQKKQLREDLKRMKEMKSKGKEAAIDNGYAEEEADAGAAAPVAVPLPDMALPPSFDSDNPAYRYRFLEPTSQFLARPVLDTHGWDHDCGYDGVNVEQSLAIASRFPAAVTVQITKDKKDFSINLDSSIAAKHGENGSTMAGFDIQSIGKQLAYIVRGETKFKSLKKNKTACGISVTFLGENMVTGLKVEDQIILGKQYVLVGSAGTVRSQSDTAYGANFELQRREADFPIGQVQSTLSMSVIKWRGDLALGFNSMAQFAVGRNSKVAVRAGINNKLSGQVTVRTSSSDHLSLALTAIIPTAIGIYRKLWPDAGEKYSIY, encoded by the coding sequence ATGGATTCTGAAGAAGCGACGTTTTCGCCTCCTGCTGTTTCTTCTTCTCCAGGTTCTTCTCCCATCAACAATTCTTCTTCTAATCATACTGAAACTGAAAATGTCTCCAAAATTAATGTAGAAATCAATGATTCCGATATTAATAGTAATAGCAATAGTGAGGGTAAAAGCGCTAGTGATGTAACTATTGTGGGTGGTCAGCAAGAATTGCCAATTCCTGCTGACCCAGATGAGGGAACCCTAGAAAAAACTATTGGGGAAGAGAAGTTGGATGATTCCGTTGTGGGTTCTGCGGAAATTGAGAAGCCTGTTTCTGAGGTTTCTATGAGTGAGGGTGTTGAAAATGTTGAGGCTTTAGGGGGAGATGTTGGTGGTTCTGTTCCTGTTATTGGGAATAGTTTACCTGATTCTACTGACTCTGATGCTACCAAATCACTGGGGACGGGAATCGAGGGTTCGGAGGGTAATACTGAAGAGTTTGACTCGGTTGATAAGTTGAATTCAATTGAGCAGGTGaaagataatggtggtgaggtTGCGGTTGGTGCAGGATTGAAAGAGGGTGAGGATAGGTCCACTCAGGAGGAGGTGAAGGAAACTGTGGAGGATGAAAAGATGGAACCGAAAGAGGGCGGGGATAGGTCTATCGAGGAGGAGGTGAAGGAGACTGTGGAGGATGAAAAGATAGAATTGCAAGGGGGTGAGGATAGGTCCATTCAGGAGGAGGTGAAGGAGATTGTGGAGGATGAAAAGAATGAAGCTTTAACTAGTGTTGCTTCATCTAATTTAAAGGAGGCTGAGGAACCTACCTCGGTCATCAAAGAGAGTGCTATTGCTTCATCCAATTTGAAGGAGTCTGAGGAACCTACCTCGGTCTTTGAAGAGGTTGCTATTGCTTCATCCAATTTGAAGGAGGCCGAAGAACCTACCTCGGTCATTGAAGAGAGAGCTATACATAGTGATGATGCCGAAAAACTCAATAAGGTGGTTGTTGAACAACCGTCGGAATCTTTGTTGGCTGAAACAGGTAGTAAGAAATTTACTTCCGAAGGAGATGCAGTTGTGGATGCTATTGAAGTCAATGTCTCAGGGCCAGGGGTTGCTGTTGTTGGAGATGTGGACGAGAGCAAGGAAGTGGAAGAACATATTGAAGGTACCAATGATGAAAATGTGACATCAGTAAATGATGTTGGTGAGACCAGACAACTTATTGAAGAAGTGGCTAAAATGACAGTTGATGAAGTAGATGCACAGAACCCTAAGCCTGTGGTGGATGATACTGTTGCAACTGCAGAATCAAAGCCTGTGGATAACATTGTTGGTGCTGGAAAACTTGATTCTGGAGTTGTTCAGACTGGTGATGTGGTAGCTGTTACTGAGGAAATTAAAGAAGCTGATCCTGAAACTGTTAATAAAAGTCTGGACACCAAGGATGTTGAAGTGGAACCTGAGCAGGCAGTGTCTGGAACTATATATGCCAATGGTGACCATTCCGGAGAAAGCGTCGAGCGAGATGTAGTGGAAGTTGAAGTCTCTGGTCAAACATCTGCTATATCAAGGTCAATCACTGGCTCAGAGCAAGAAGGAGAAGCTAAAGATCATATAGATGAAGAAGCTAACCTTGAAGGCTCAGTTTCAGATGGAGAGACAGATGGTATGATTTTTGGAAGCTCTGAAGCTGCCAAACAGTTTATGGAGGAGCTGGAAAGGGAATCTGGTGGTGGCTCCTATGCTGGTGCTGAGGTTTCTCAGGATATTGATGGTCAGATTGTCACCGACTCAGATGAGGAGGCTGATACTGATGAAGAAGGAGATGTGAAGGAGTTGTTTGATTCAGCTGCCTTAGCTGCTCTTTTAAAAGCAGCAACAGGTGGTGATTCTGATGGTGGCAACATAACAGTCACGTCTCAAGATGGATCAAGACTGTTCTCTGTTGAACGTCCTGCTGGTCTTGGGTCATCACTCCGGTCACTGAGGCCAGCTCCCCGACCAAGCCAACCCAATCTTTTTACTCATTCCAATCTCCAGAACAGTGGAGAATCTGAGAACAACTTGagtgaagaagagaagaagaaactgGACAAACTACAGCAGATCAGGGTCAAGTTTTTGAGGCTTATTCACAGGTTGGGTCTATCTTCTGATGAGCCCATAGCTGCACAAGTTTTGTACCGGATGACACTTATTGCACGAAGGCAAAACAGTCCACTTTTTAGCGTTGAGGCTGCCAAGATGAAAGCTTTCCAGCTTGAAGCAGAGGGGAAAGATGATTTGGACTTCTCTGTGAATATCCTGGTTATTGGCAAATCTGGGGTGGGTAAGAGCGCTACCATAAACTCTATCTTTGGAGAGGAAAAAACATCAATTGATGCCTTTGGACCTGCTACCACCAGTGTGAAAGAGATCAGTGGTGTTGTAGATGGTGTTAAGATTCGGGTGTTTGATACACCTGGCCTCAAGTCCTCTGCGATGGAACAGGGTTTCAATCGCAATGTCTTGTCTTCAGTAAAGAAgttgactaagaagaatccCCCTGATATTTACCTCTATGTCGATCGGTTGGATGCCCAAACTAGAGATCTCAATGATCTTCCTATGCTGAAGACTATCACAAGTTGTCTTGGCCCTTCAATATGGCGAAGCGCCATAGTCACCCTCACACATGGAGCTTCTGCACCTCCAGATGGACCTTCTGGATCCCCTTTAAGTTATGAGGTGTTTGTTACTCAAAGATCTCATGTTGTTCAGCAGTCCATCGGGCAAGCAGTAGGCGATTTACGAATGATGAGTCCAAGTCTGATGAATCCCGTCTCTCTGGTAGAAAATCATCCATCTTGCAGGAGGAATAGGGATGGACATAAGATACTACCTAATGGCCAGAGCTGGAGGCCTCAATTACTACTATTAAGCTACTCAATGAAGATCTTATCTGAAGCAAGTGCACTTTCAAAGCCTGAAGATCCATTTGATCACCGTAAGCTCTTTGGTTTCCGCACACGCTCACCACCTCTTCCCTACATGCTTTCTTCAATGTTGCAGTCACGTGCGCATCCAAAGCTTTCTGCTGAGCAGGGTGGTGACAACGGTGATTCAGACATTGACTTAGATGATTTGTCAGACTCTGaccaagaagaagaagatgagtATGACCAGCTTCCTCCCTTCAAGCCTCTTCGGAAGGCTCAGCTTGCTAAGCTCAGCAAAGAACAGAGGAAGGCGTACTTTGAGGAGTATGACTACAGGGTCAAGCTCCTTCAGAAGAAACAGTTGAGAGaagatttaaaaagaatgaaagagaTGAAAAGTAAGGGAAAAGAGGCTGCAATTGACAATGGTTATGCAGAGGAAGAAGCTGATGCAGGTGCAGCAGCTCCCGTAGCAGTTCCCCTTCCTGACATGGCCCTTCCACCTTCTTTTGATAGTGATAATCCCGCCTATAGGTACCGCTTCTTGGAGCCCACATCACAGTTCCTTGCAAGGCCTGTTCTGGACACGCATGGTTGGGATCATGATTGTGGCTATGATGGTGTTAACGTGGAACAAAGTTTAGCCATTGCCAGTCGTTTCCCTGCTGCAGTTACTGTGCAAATCACCAAAGATAAGAAGGATTTCAGTATCAATTTGGACTCTTCGATTGCTGCTAAGCACGGAGAAAATGGATCAACCATGGCTGGCTTTGATATTCAAAGCATAGGGAAGCAACTTGCCTATATTGTCCGAGGAGAAACCAAATTcaaaagcttgaagaagaacaAGACTGCTTGCGGAATTTCTGTTACATTTCTAGGTGAAAATATGGTCACTGGACTTAAAGTTGAAGATCAAATCATCTTAGGCAAGCAATACGTCCTAGTTGGCAGTGCTGGCACTGTTCGATCTCAGAGTGACACAGCTTATGGGGCTAACTTTGAACTGCAGAGGAGGGAGGCAGATTTCCCAATCGGTCAGGTGCAATCTACATTGTCTATGTCCGTCATAAAGTGGAGAGGTGATTTGGCTCTAGGTTTCAACAGTATGGCGCAATTCGCTGTGGGACGCAATTCGAAGGTAGCTGTTCGAGCAGGaatcaataacaagctcagtggGCAAGTAACCGTGAGGACAAGCAGTTCAGACCATCTCTCTCTTGCACTTACTGCTATTATTCCAACTGCAATTGGCATCTACAGGAAGCTTTGGCCGGATGCTGGCGAGAAGTACTCAATCTACTAA
- the LOC101250630 gene encoding stress-related protein: MADAAATPPTDPASTAPPATTDPASTTPPASTDPANTTPPTSTDPADPVAEDERKLKYLDFVQVAAIYVIVCFSTLYEYGKENSGPLKPGVQAVEATVKTVIGPVYEKFHNVPFNLLKFIDLKVADLMTEVESHVPSLLKQTSSKALLIAQKAPELARDLAGEVQHDGLVDTASNVAKTLYTKYEPTVKELYTKYEPVIEKNAVLAWRSLNKLPLFPQVAQILVPTAAYWSEKYNQAVTYASENGYTAAHYLPIIPVERIAKVFEGGATAENEQSVPLTDGTVAPAQ; this comes from the exons ATGGCTGACGCAGCTGCAACGCCGCCTACTGATCCAGCAAGCACGGCGCCACCTGCTACGACTGATCCAGCAAGCACGACGCCGCCTGCTAGTACTGATCCAGCAAACACGACGCCGCCTACTAGTACTGATCCAGCTGATCCA GTAGCAGAAGATGAGAGGAAACTTAAATATCTGGATTTCGTTCAAGTTGCAGCGATCTATGTGATTGTTTGCTTCTCAACTTTGTATGAATACGGCAAAGAAAACTCCGGTCCGTTGAAACCTGGTGTACAGGCCGTAGAAGCCACTGTTAAAACTGTTATCGGACCGGTTTATGAGAAGTTCCATAACGTTCCTTTCAATCTCCTCAAGTTCATCGACCTAAAG GTTGCAGACTTGATGACAGAAGTTGAAAGCCATGTGCCTTCTCTACTAAAGCAGACATCATCTAAAGCTCTGTTAATAGCTCAGAAGGCTCCAGAATTAGCTCGAGATCTCGCCGGCGAGGTACAGCACGATGGCTTAGTGGACACAGCGAGCAACGTAGCTAAAACACTCTACACAAAGTACGAACCCACAGTCAAGGAGCTATACACAAAATACGAGCCAGTGATCGAGAAAAATGCGGTTTTGGCATGGAGATCTCTGAATAAGCTTCCTTTGTTCCCTCAAGTGGCTCAGATTTTAGTGCCGACGGCTGCTTATTGGAGTGAGAAATACAATCAAGCGGTGACATATGCGTCGGAGAACGGCTATACGGCGGCGCATTATTTACCGATTATTCCCGTAGAGAGGATCGCGAAGGTGTTTGAAGGCGGCGCCACCGCTGAAAACGAGCAGTCCGTTCCCTTGACCGACGGCACTGTTGCTCCGGCGCAATGA